In a single window of the Amycolatopsis sp. cg5 genome:
- the eccD gene encoding type VII secretion integral membrane protein EccD — protein sequence MALPAEVPLADLLPAILPQFGAEWVEQGADHEGWVVQRLGEPPLDEDRTLAELNLLDGETVHLRPRADQLAAIDYDDLVEGVGEQVREHPGAWTPARTRWMFRLGAGVALLLGLFLIPGTGSVGVQALVSGVLAVFLLAGAALVARGAALPQVATILAGVGVAYATVAALLLVELLDPVATPMIRLTGAAAGLLIALAVGLLAVADSALLFAGAVMFSLVLAVTGLIGSLTPATTSQAAAIGLTISLIMGVFVPSTAFRLSGLTLPMLPTGADELNEDIEPIPHKMVTERGAATVGYSAALHVGLGSAQSLLLPLLVVEGHGWSMVLSLVIAFLLYLRSRHPGGLVQRWSILVPASVAVLANLVHIGAEQGQLGRLLAVFVPVFAAGVLLLLSAERLPGKRLRPYWGRAVEILESVTAIAVIPILLQVLHVYATMRGLAG from the coding sequence GTGGCACTGCCCGCCGAGGTCCCGCTGGCCGATCTGCTGCCCGCGATCCTGCCCCAGTTCGGCGCCGAATGGGTCGAACAGGGCGCCGATCACGAGGGCTGGGTGGTGCAGCGGCTGGGTGAACCGCCACTCGACGAGGACCGCACGCTGGCCGAGCTGAACCTGCTCGACGGCGAGACCGTCCACTTGCGACCGAGAGCCGACCAGCTCGCCGCGATCGACTACGACGACCTGGTCGAGGGCGTCGGCGAGCAGGTGCGCGAGCACCCCGGCGCGTGGACGCCCGCGCGCACGCGCTGGATGTTCCGCCTCGGCGCGGGTGTCGCGCTGCTGCTGGGCCTTTTCCTCATCCCCGGCACGGGTTCCGTCGGCGTGCAGGCGCTGGTGTCCGGTGTGCTGGCGGTGTTCCTGCTCGCGGGCGCGGCGCTGGTCGCGCGCGGCGCGGCACTGCCGCAGGTCGCGACGATACTCGCCGGGGTCGGCGTGGCGTACGCGACGGTGGCCGCGTTGCTGCTGGTCGAGCTGCTGGATCCGGTGGCGACGCCGATGATCCGGCTGACCGGCGCGGCGGCGGGCCTGCTGATCGCGCTGGCCGTCGGCCTGCTCGCGGTGGCCGACTCCGCGTTGCTGTTCGCGGGCGCGGTGATGTTCTCGCTGGTGCTCGCGGTGACCGGGCTGATCGGCTCACTGACCCCGGCCACGACCTCGCAGGCGGCCGCGATCGGGTTGACGATCTCCCTGATCATGGGTGTTTTCGTGCCGTCGACCGCCTTCCGGCTGTCCGGGCTGACGCTGCCGATGCTGCCGACCGGAGCCGACGAGCTCAATGAGGACATCGAGCCGATCCCGCACAAGATGGTGACCGAACGCGGCGCCGCGACGGTGGGCTATTCGGCCGCGCTGCATGTCGGTTTGGGCAGTGCTCAGTCGCTTTTGCTGCCATTACTCGTGGTCGAGGGCCATGGCTGGTCGATGGTCCTTTCGCTGGTGATCGCCTTCCTGCTCTACTTGCGATCGCGGCACCCCGGCGGGCTGGTGCAGCGGTGGTCGATCCTGGTGCCCGCTTCGGTCGCGGTGCTCGCCAACCTGGTGCACATCGGGGCCGAGCAGGGCCAGCTCGGCCGCCTGCTGGCGGTGTTCGTGCCGGTGTTCGCCGCCGGTGTGCTGTTGCTGTTGAGCGCGGAACGCTTGCCAGGCAAGCGATTGCGGCCGTACTGGGGTCGCGCGGTGGAGATCTTGGAGTCGGTGACCGCCATCGCGGTGATCCCGATCCTGCTGCAGGTACTGCACGTCTACGCGACGATGCGGGGATTGGCGGGCTGA
- the eccB gene encoding type VII secretion protein EccB encodes MQSRKDQVQAYFFVVGRLAAAVTHGRPDVLQAPNRRLNTGTALGILVAGILVAIFGIYGLFVPGGDNSWRHAGAIVMDKTVGARYVYLDGQLRPVLNYSSARLATGKAGNGEVISVSQKSLAGTPVGQPIGILGAPDSLPTSARLATGPWTVCAEPAGTGPGAPGPGVTLLLTQHPGPALSAKQALLVSTPDNAKYLIWQGKRQLLPERAVLETLGYSDQVAVPVTLAWLNTIPRGTDIAVPRTTGVGDAGPLVDGRPSIVGQVLQVRNPALASDQLYLVRKDGVTPLTRTSAALVLAAPSTRDAYPNATVAPIQVGPAGITGAPVSTGPDLVAGLPPEPPEVVDPGAEALPCMKFGPSATGEPAVSAQLLPRVLVNAESVPVAEHAPGTMADRVAIPMGGGVLARDLPAPGAAPGTSFLITEVGRKYPLAGPDVLSTLGYAESSVVKVPAELLALLPSGPLLSVEGALRSQPARP; translated from the coding sequence ATGCAGTCGCGCAAGGACCAGGTCCAAGCGTACTTCTTCGTGGTCGGGCGGCTCGCGGCCGCGGTGACCCACGGCAGGCCGGATGTGCTGCAGGCGCCCAACCGGCGCCTGAACACCGGCACCGCGCTGGGTATTCTCGTGGCGGGCATCCTCGTCGCGATCTTCGGCATTTACGGTCTTTTCGTGCCGGGCGGCGACAATTCGTGGCGGCACGCCGGCGCGATCGTGATGGACAAGACCGTCGGCGCGCGTTATGTCTATCTCGACGGCCAGCTGCGCCCGGTGCTCAATTATTCGTCGGCCAGGCTCGCCACCGGCAAAGCGGGCAATGGCGAGGTCATTTCGGTTTCGCAGAAGTCGTTGGCCGGTACCCCGGTCGGCCAGCCGATCGGAATTCTCGGCGCGCCGGATTCGCTGCCGACGTCCGCGCGGCTCGCGACCGGACCGTGGACGGTCTGCGCGGAGCCCGCCGGAACCGGCCCCGGCGCGCCAGGCCCCGGCGTGACGCTCTTGCTCACGCAACATCCCGGCCCCGCGCTCAGCGCCAAGCAGGCTCTGCTGGTGTCCACACCGGACAACGCGAAGTACCTGATCTGGCAAGGCAAACGGCAGCTGCTGCCGGAACGCGCGGTGCTCGAGACGCTCGGCTACAGCGACCAGGTCGCGGTGCCGGTGACGCTGGCCTGGCTCAACACCATCCCGCGCGGAACGGACATCGCGGTGCCGCGCACCACCGGCGTCGGCGACGCGGGCCCGCTCGTCGACGGCAGGCCGAGCATCGTCGGCCAGGTGCTGCAGGTGCGTAACCCGGCGCTGGCCTCGGATCAGCTCTACCTGGTCCGCAAGGACGGCGTCACCCCGCTGACCCGCACGAGCGCGGCGCTGGTGCTGGCCGCGCCGTCCACCCGCGACGCGTACCCGAACGCCACCGTCGCCCCGATCCAGGTCGGCCCGGCGGGCATCACGGGCGCGCCGGTCTCCACCGGCCCCGACCTGGTCGCCGGGTTGCCGCCGGAGCCGCCCGAGGTGGTCGACCCCGGCGCGGAAGCGTTGCCCTGCATGAAGTTCGGACCTTCCGCGACCGGCGAGCCCGCTGTTTCGGCACAGCTGCTCCCGCGCGTGCTGGTCAACGCCGAATCCGTACCGGTGGCCGAGCACGCACCGGGCACGATGGCCGATCGGGTGGCGATCCCGATGGGTGGGGGAGTGCTCGCCAGAGACCTCCCGGCGCCAGGCGCGGCGCCGGGAACCTCTTTTCTCATCACCGAAGTAGGCCGGAAGTATCCGCTCGCGGGCCCCGACGTGCTGAGCACGCTCGGATATGCCGAGTCCTCTGTGGTCAAGGTGCCCGCGGAATTGCTCGCGTTGCTGCCGAGCGGGCCTTTGCTCAGTGTCGAAGGTGCTTTACGGAGTCAGCCCGCGAGGCCATGA
- a CDS encoding WXG100 family type VII secretion target, translated as MADGTITYDYNVIDTCLSMMANKASEIQSQTDDLVADVKRIMGEWHGSTADAYEALSTDLSNDLTQNRENLVNLKNALGQGADDMRDQDARGAGAVGR; from the coding sequence ATGGCCGACGGAACGATCACTTACGACTACAACGTCATCGACACCTGCCTGAGCATGATGGCCAACAAGGCGTCGGAGATCCAGAGCCAGACCGACGACCTGGTCGCCGACGTCAAGCGGATCATGGGCGAGTGGCACGGTTCCACCGCCGACGCCTACGAAGCGCTGTCGACGGACCTGAGCAACGACCTCACGCAGAACCGCGAAAACCTGGTCAACCTGAAGAACGCGCTGGGCCAGGGCGCCGACGACATGCGGGACCAGGACGCGCGCGGCGCGGGCGCCGTCGGGCGCTGA
- a CDS encoding WXG100 family type VII secretion target yields the protein MGYVSAEPPPPEGIESLSGLSFEQLAQLVNEVGPEAFYQRAAAFDQAGARLQDVLDQVRREERAMQEFWDGQVAESFGNVVYELTVRITSLLQTIQSPGYGTLLRQAGDQLAMHQQRMRDLQLAKAEQDSAPPAPEATAPEVVGQDQKQRALQIVSDLSQSYQQIGSGMAPPVDAPDAPGTQNTGPNVVGDGAPDTGNTETTKYASGGGGGGAGGGGLLGTGMLVGGMAKSALGGSRVQQQASTSGQMVTASGQPSGVQKVFQPTVDTVPPVLGQPTQRGVAAPSTVGAPVLLPGAVVGRKQQEKKQTTTTTTVKEQAIVEAVAPTQGVKPTTVSTVDIPVVDKPIAAVANGPSSPELSSAPKHAVATGSASTGGVRLPSVEVAPLSPQAPVRPLPAELAALPTGASSMTSGGAAPVAATTSHAAATGGMPMAPMMMGGLRGNDQDTERDVDAMLTEDPDVWDPATGAPAAIGRPARKPEPEAPLTDLLPADLTGSPSRRI from the coding sequence ATGGGGTACGTCTCCGCGGAACCCCCGCCGCCGGAAGGGATCGAGTCGCTGTCCGGGCTGAGCTTCGAGCAGCTCGCCCAGCTGGTCAACGAGGTCGGCCCCGAGGCGTTCTACCAGCGTGCGGCCGCCTTCGACCAGGCGGGAGCCCGGCTGCAGGACGTGCTCGACCAGGTCCGCCGCGAAGAACGCGCGATGCAGGAATTCTGGGACGGGCAGGTCGCGGAGAGCTTCGGCAACGTCGTCTACGAGCTGACCGTCCGCATCACTTCGCTGCTGCAGACGATCCAGAGCCCCGGCTACGGCACGCTGCTGCGGCAGGCGGGCGACCAGCTCGCCATGCACCAGCAGCGCATGCGTGACCTGCAGCTGGCCAAGGCCGAGCAGGACAGCGCGCCACCCGCGCCCGAGGCGACGGCGCCCGAGGTCGTCGGCCAGGACCAGAAGCAGCGCGCACTCCAGATCGTGAGCGACCTTTCCCAGTCGTACCAGCAGATCGGCTCCGGGATGGCCCCGCCGGTCGACGCACCGGACGCGCCAGGCACCCAGAACACCGGCCCGAACGTGGTCGGCGACGGCGCGCCCGACACCGGCAATACCGAGACCACGAAGTACGCCTCGGGTGGCGGTGGTGGCGGCGCGGGCGGTGGCGGCTTGCTCGGCACCGGAATGCTCGTCGGCGGGATGGCGAAGTCGGCTCTCGGCGGTTCGCGCGTGCAGCAGCAGGCGTCCACGTCCGGGCAGATGGTGACTGCTTCCGGTCAGCCTTCGGGAGTGCAAAAGGTCTTCCAGCCCACTGTGGACACTGTCCCTCCGGTGCTGGGCCAGCCGACTCAGCGCGGTGTCGCGGCTCCGTCCACAGTGGGCGCTCCGGTCTTGCTGCCGGGTGCGGTCGTCGGCCGCAAACAGCAGGAGAAGAAGCAGACCACCACGACGACGACCGTCAAGGAACAGGCGATCGTCGAAGCGGTCGCTCCTACGCAGGGCGTCAAGCCGACCACGGTGTCCACAGTGGATATCCCGGTTGTCGACAAACCGATCGCGGCTGTCGCGAATGGACCGTCGTCGCCGGAGCTCTCCTCGGCGCCCAAGCACGCCGTGGCGACCGGCTCGGCGTCGACGGGCGGCGTCCGGCTGCCCTCGGTCGAGGTCGCGCCACTGTCCCCTCAGGCGCCGGTCCGGCCACTGCCCGCCGAGCTGGCGGCACTGCCGACCGGCGCCAGTTCGATGACCTCGGGAGGTGCCGCCCCGGTCGCGGCGACGACGTCGCACGCCGCCGCGACCGGTGGCATGCCGATGGCCCCGATGATGATGGGCGGCCTGCGCGGCAACGATCAGGACACCGAACGCGACGTCGACGCCATGCTCACCGAGGACCCCGACGTCTGGGACCCCGCGACCGGCGCGCCGGCCGCGATCGGCCGCCCGGCAAGGAAACCCGAGCCCGAAGCGCCACTGACCGACCTGCTGCCCGCCGACCTGACCGGCTCGCCGTCGAGGAGGATCTGA
- a CDS encoding YbaB/EbfC family DNA-binding protein, translated as MPEPDSGVFDLDRMAADALATMADERRKLGELGKLWNEERTTVRAKDQSFAMTFDGRGELVDLVFNGEKYRSLAPAQFASVLIETLQRGRAQSMAKMTDLMGLGAIPGLDLAGLATGQADPQEMVDALLAPMLEGIEGFDDRKKEQRDG; from the coding sequence ATGCCAGAACCGGATTCCGGGGTCTTCGACCTCGACCGCATGGCCGCCGACGCACTGGCCACCATGGCTGACGAGCGGCGCAAACTCGGCGAGCTCGGCAAGCTGTGGAACGAGGAACGCACCACGGTCCGCGCCAAGGACCAGTCGTTCGCGATGACGTTCGACGGCCGGGGCGAACTCGTCGACCTGGTCTTCAACGGCGAGAAATATCGAAGCCTCGCCCCGGCGCAATTCGCCAGCGTCCTGATCGAGACGTTGCAGCGTGGCCGCGCGCAGAGCATGGCGAAGATGACCGATCTGATGGGACTGGGCGCGATACCCGGTCTCGATCTCGCCGGACTCGCGACGGGCCAGGCCGATCCGCAGGAAATGGTCGACGCGCTGCTCGCCCCGATGCTCGAAGGAATCGAAGGCTTCGACGACCGGAAGAAGGAGCAGCGCGATGGCTGA
- a CDS encoding WXG100 family type VII secretion target, with product MAEEFFLDPEGVGQATRDLKASGKRLSGAFTRLTETLDRHDGCWGDDDIGKGFEKSYRQPSTDARTGIKDTVDGIVGICDEVDKSVEIFESVDHENAEKIDKSVK from the coding sequence ATGGCTGAGGAATTCTTTCTCGACCCCGAGGGCGTCGGCCAGGCGACCCGCGACCTCAAAGCGTCCGGTAAACGCCTTTCCGGTGCTTTCACGCGGTTGACGGAAACCCTGGACCGGCACGACGGCTGCTGGGGCGACGACGACATCGGCAAGGGATTCGAAAAGAGCTACCGCCAACCGTCCACTGACGCCAGGACCGGCATCAAGGACACGGTCGACGGAATCGTCGGAATCTGCGACGAGGTCGACAAGTCGGTGGAGATCTTCGAAAGCGTCGATCACGAAAACGCCGAAAAAATCGACAAATCCGTTAAGTAA
- a CDS encoding type VII secretion system-associated protein, which produces MTAMSPDNWFLLMDPAWRPAAENATPPIESVVGLWPVESDGKLGRFRPNPAYVPSSEDAPSDPLDAVLRLSQQGRAKTDHIQLMLRDTLFDIAMNGDGRPLITKSPDGNACVVVASGELHRARITAPEWLRIDLEDLVSLLADDVDVLINPGGPAAVRLTGDFMRETMLLDDEPVAAPAGGLRTATWSG; this is translated from the coding sequence ATGACCGCCATGTCGCCGGACAACTGGTTCCTGCTGATGGACCCCGCGTGGCGCCCCGCCGCGGAGAACGCCACGCCGCCGATCGAGTCGGTGGTCGGCCTGTGGCCGGTGGAGTCCGACGGCAAGCTCGGCCGCTTCCGGCCGAACCCGGCCTACGTGCCGTCGAGCGAGGACGCGCCGTCGGATCCGCTCGACGCCGTGCTGCGGCTGTCGCAGCAGGGACGCGCCAAGACGGACCACATCCAGCTGATGCTGCGCGACACCCTGTTCGACATCGCGATGAACGGCGACGGCCGCCCGTTGATCACCAAATCCCCTGATGGAAACGCTTGCGTTGTCGTCGCGAGCGGCGAACTGCACCGCGCGCGCATCACCGCGCCCGAGTGGCTGCGCATCGACCTCGAAGACCTGGTCTCGCTGCTGGCCGACGACGTCGACGTGCTGATCAACCCCGGCGGCCCGGCCGCCGTCCGCCTCACCGGCGACTTCATGCGCGAGACGATGCTGCTCGACGACGAGCCCGTCGCCGCACCGGCCGGAGGTTTGCGCACCGCCACCTGGTCGGGCTGA